A genomic stretch from bacterium includes:
- a CDS encoding sulfotransferase, translating to MPWTPPERPDWVRAANAGEIAPIAEEAALPLTRERLVGEAAAGQGRVFATGAASDEAFGHPDFPSGPAFDRLDRFLEALANEARLNVLGRWMTRRFLLRVLEVRLQLMDTLRADPGVQEERIRAPLFVAGAPRTGTTILFALLAADPRHRVPEAWELLRPVPPPSPDPERFARDPRIALADRELVRPQTVVSGLLQAHEYGGRKPKECLSAQTFAFQSEELTARFHVPTFERFLEAEDMRDAYRMHRLVLQVLQRGHGPTDWVLKSPVHLHALPTLFETYPDARVAVTHRDPLTLLASLTSLIANLRWAHSDHVDPGSIAASHLRRYEKTFERLVDWTAQGTLPADRVHHSHFRDFLHAPIETARGLYAVFDRRFTEGTATALQSALDANPREKHGAHAYAHDDLGAPPATLRPRFARYQQAFQVPND from the coding sequence GTGCCCTGGACACCGCCCGAACGACCGGACTGGGTCCGCGCGGCGAACGCAGGCGAAATCGCGCCGATCGCCGAGGAGGCGGCGCTCCCGCTCACGCGCGAGCGTCTCGTCGGCGAGGCCGCGGCCGGCCAGGGACGGGTCTTCGCGACCGGCGCCGCCTCGGACGAAGCCTTCGGCCACCCGGACTTTCCGAGCGGTCCGGCCTTCGACCGGCTCGACCGTTTCCTCGAGGCGCTGGCGAACGAGGCCCGACTGAACGTGCTCGGGCGTTGGATGACGCGGCGCTTCCTGCTGCGCGTGCTCGAAGTCCGGCTCCAGCTGATGGACACCCTGCGCGCCGATCCCGGGGTCCAGGAGGAACGCATCCGGGCGCCCCTCTTCGTCGCAGGGGCGCCACGAACCGGCACGACGATCCTCTTCGCCCTGCTCGCCGCCGATCCGCGCCACCGCGTCCCCGAGGCCTGGGAGCTGCTTCGCCCGGTCCCGCCTCCGTCTCCGGATCCCGAACGCTTCGCCCGCGATCCCCGGATCGCCCTCGCCGACCGTGAGCTCGTCCGCCCACAGACCGTCGTGTCCGGCCTCCTCCAGGCCCACGAGTACGGGGGGCGAAAGCCGAAGGAATGCCTGTCGGCCCAGACCTTCGCGTTCCAGTCCGAGGAGCTGACCGCCCGCTTCCACGTCCCCACGTTCGAACGCTTCCTCGAGGCCGAGGACATGCGCGACGCCTATCGGATGCACCGACTCGTCCTCCAGGTCCTCCAACGCGGGCACGGCCCGACCGACTGGGTGCTCAAGTCGCCGGTCCATCTCCACGCGCTCCCGACGCTCTTCGAGACCTATCCCGATGCCCGGGTCGCCGTCACCCATCGCGATCCGCTCACTCTCCTCGCTTCCCTCACGAGCCTGATCGCCAACCTCCGCTGGGCCCACAGCGACCACGTCGATCCCGGCTCGATCGCGGCGAGCCACCTTCGGCGGTACGAGAAGACGTTCGAACGCCTCGTCGACTGGACGGCGCAGGGCACGCTGCCGGCGGACCGGGTCCACCACAGCCATTTCCGCGATTTCCTGCACGCTCCGATCGAGACCGCACGCGGCCTCTACGCCGTCTTCGACCGGCGCTTCACGGAGGGGACGGCGACGGCGCTCCAGTCGGCCCTCGACGCGAATCCGCGAGAGAAGCATGGCG
- a CDS encoding SDR family oxidoreductase — MDVNQEVRANLSGQTVIVTGGTRGIGLGIVRVLARAGCQLMVTGRKPERLDAVAKELSEAGVPHRTMQANVGEATSSAAVVEATLDAFGTIDGLVANAQSFRPVTNLEDVTESDFDLVLETGPKGTLFLMQAVLPTMREAGRGRIVTFGSSMGNTGVPGYGPYSAAKEAVRSLTRTAAREWGGFGITVNCVCPASVAHRMPVMEENSERAKAFAEMYADHPLGRDGDPEDDIAPVVAFLLSDASQYMTGQTFMVDGGGIMRA; from the coding sequence ATGGACGTGAACCAGGAAGTCAGGGCGAATCTCTCCGGCCAGACGGTCATCGTGACCGGCGGCACCCGCGGCATCGGGCTCGGCATCGTGCGCGTCCTCGCCCGCGCCGGGTGCCAGCTGATGGTGACCGGGCGCAAGCCCGAACGCCTCGACGCCGTCGCGAAGGAGCTCTCCGAAGCCGGAGTGCCCCACCGGACGATGCAGGCGAACGTGGGCGAGGCCACCTCGAGCGCGGCCGTCGTCGAAGCGACCCTCGACGCCTTCGGAACGATCGACGGCCTGGTCGCGAACGCCCAGTCTTTTCGCCCGGTCACGAACCTCGAGGACGTGACCGAATCCGACTTCGACCTCGTCCTGGAGACGGGGCCGAAGGGGACGCTCTTCCTGATGCAGGCGGTTCTCCCCACCATGCGCGAGGCCGGCCGCGGTCGGATCGTGACCTTCGGCTCGTCGATGGGGAACACCGGCGTCCCCGGCTACGGCCCCTACTCCGCCGCCAAGGAAGCCGTCCGCTCGTTGACCCGGACCGCCGCCCGGGAATGGGGCGGCTTCGGGATCACCGTGAACTGCGTCTGCCCCGCGAGCGTTGCCCACCGCATGCCGGTCATGGAAGAGAACAGCGAACGAGCAAAGGCCTTCGCCGAGATGTATGCGGACCACCCGCTCGGCCGGGACGGCGACCCCGAGGACGACATCGCGCCCGTGGTCGCCTTCCTCCTGTCCGACGCGAGCCAGTACATGACCGGCCAGACCTTCATGGTCGACGGCGGCGGGATCATGCGCGCCTAG